A window of Saccopteryx leptura isolate mSacLep1 chromosome 5, mSacLep1_pri_phased_curated, whole genome shotgun sequence contains these coding sequences:
- the CD300E gene encoding CMRF35-like molecule 2, with translation MWLPLTLLLLCLPGCLALGGSSFVTGITGRSLTIRCWYDEGYRGYNKYWCRGQHDTDCDNIVETQGKETEERNGRVSIRDEADDLTLTVTIRNLNAADAGTYWCKIQTVFIWDSWSRDPSFQVQVSVAPAPPPTTTQTTTQTTMQATPPFLMVTSGQNFTNQCFLTAQGCPLSIAHLLFMIFLKLPLFLSILGAILCVNRRQRGPGGRQSQPDQGNPPCRSPAPVTTCPGIQSFTLDKRDLQTLYSRARRQ, from the exons ATGTGGCTGCCTCTAACTCtgctccttctctgcctccctg GCTGTTTGGCCCTCGGAGGCTCCAGCTTTGTGACGGGCATCACTGGGAGATCCCTGACCATAAGGTGTTGGTATGATGAGGGATACAGGGGGTATAATAAATACTGGTGCCGAGGACAGCATGACACAGATTGTGACAATATTGTGGAGACCcagggaaaagaaacagaagagagaaatgGCCGTGTGTCCATCAGAGATGAAGCCGATGACCTCACCCTCACAGTGACTATCAGGAACCTCAACGCAGCTGATGCTGGGACCTACTGGTGTAAAATTCAGACAGTGTTCATCTGGGATTCGTGGTCACGTGACCCCTCGTTTCAGGTTCAGGTGTCTGTTGCCCCAG CACCTCCTCCGACCACAACGCAGACCACAACGCAGACCACAATGCAGGCCACACCTCCATTCCTGATGGTGACTTCCGGGCAAAACTTCACCAACCAATGTTTCCTCACTGCCCAGG GTTGTCCGCTCAGCATTGCCCACCTCCTGTTCATGATCTTCCTGAAGCTGCCCCTGTTCCTGAGCATACTTGGTGCCATCCTCTGTGTGAACCGGCGTCAGAGGGGACCCGGAGGGAGAcagagtcagcctgaccaggggaATCCACCGTGCCGTTCACCAGCTCCAGTCACAACCTGTCCAGGAATACAGAGCTTCACACTGGACAAGAGAGACCTGCAGACACTGTATTCCAGGGCAAGGAGGCAGTAG